A window of Cottoperca gobio chromosome 16, fCotGob3.1, whole genome shotgun sequence contains these coding sequences:
- the wdr26a gene encoding WD repeat-containing protein 26 isoform X5 — MQANGAGQDRDSELSCQNGAQNGESSSSGVAHSNGLESGTNNGNTVSSNNNGVSVQPASNNATSTSDVNSGVKKKKRLSQSEEDVIRLIGQHLHDLGLNQTVDLLMQESGCRLEHPSATKFRNHVMEGEWDKAESDLNELKALMHSPSAIVRMKFLLLQQKYLEYLEDGKVLEALQVLRAELTPLKYNIERIHILSGYLMCCHADDLRVKAEWEGKGTASRTKLLDKLQTYLPPSVMLPPRRLQTLLKQAVELQRERCLYHNTKLDSGLDSVSLLLDHACSRKQFPCYTQQILTEHCNEVWFCKFSNNGTKLATGSKDTTVIVWHVDTETQQLKLMKTLEGHAYGVSYLAWSPDDVYLIACGPDDCSELWLWNIQTGELRTKMSQSHEDSLTSVAWNPDGKRFVTGGQRGQFYQCDLDGNLLDSWEGVRVQCLWCLSEGRTVLASDTHQRIRGYNFEDLTDRNIVQEDHPIMSFTVSRNGRLALLNVATQGVHLWDLQDRVLVRKYQGVTQGFYTIHSCFGGHNEDFIASGSEDHKVYIWHRRSELPIAELTGHTRTVNCVSWNPVLPGLLASASDDGTVRIWGPAPFLDVQDAEGHNG, encoded by the exons ATGCAGGCTAACGGGGCAGGACAGGACCGAGATTCAGAACTGTCCTGCCAAAACGGTGCGCAGAATGGTGAGTCGTCCTCCAGCGGAGTAGCTCACTCCAATGGACTGGAGTCGGGCACCAACAATGGAAACACtgtcagcagcaacaacaacggAGTGTCAGTCCAGCCTGCGTCCAACAACGCTACCAGCACGTCGGATGTCAACTCGGGCGTGAAAAAGAAGAAGCGTCTGTCTCAGTCTGAGGAGGATGTCATCCGGCTGATAGGACAACATTTACACGATTTAGGTCTCAA TCAGACGGTGGACCTCCTGATGCAGGAGTCTGGATGCAGACTCGAGCACCCCTCTGCCACCAAGTTCCGCAATCATGTCATGGAAGGAGAGTGGGATAAG GCTGAGAGTGATCTAAATGAACTGAAGGCATTGATGCATTCTCCAAGTGCTATAGTG CGGATGAagttcctgctgctgcagcagaagtATCTGGAGTATCTTGAGGATGGGAAGGTACTGGAGGCTCTGCAGGTCCTCAGAGCTGAACTCACTCCGCTCAAGTACAACATTGAGCGTATCCACATTCTGAGCGG GTACCTGATGTGCTGTCATGCAGACGATCTGCGAGTCAAAGCAGAGTGGGAAGGCAAAGGCACAGCATCCCGAACAAAGCTGCTGGACAAGCTGCAGA cataCCTGCCTCCGTCAGTGATGCTGCCTCCTCGCCGCCTGCAGACTCTGCTGAAGCAGGCGGTTGAGCTGCAGAGGGAGCGCTGCCTCTACCACAACACCAAGCTGGACAGTGGGTTGgactctgtgtctctgctgctggaCCACGCCTGCAGCCG GAAGCAGTTTCCCTGCTACACTCAGCAGATTCTCACTGAACACTGCAATGAAGTTTGGTTTTGCAAGTTCTCCAACAACGGCACAAAACTGGCAACCGGGTCCAAAGACACCACAGTCATTGTGTGGCACGTGGACACG GAAACCCAGCAGTTGAAGTTGATGAAGACTCTGGAGGGTCATGCTTATGGTGTTTCATACCTGGCATGGAGCCCTGATGATGTGTATCTGATAGCCTGTGGTCCGGATGACTGCTCTGAGCTGTGGCTGTGGAATATACAG ACGGGGGAGTTACGGACAAAGATGAGTCAGTCTCATGAAGATAGCCTGACCAGCGTGGCCTGGAATCCAGATGGTAAACGCTTTGTCACCGGAGGCCAGAGAGGCCAGTTCTACCAGTGT GACCTGGATGGAAACCTCCTGGACTCATGGGAAGGAGTTCGGGTACAGTGCCTGTGGTGTCTGAGTGAGGGCCGGACCGTCCTTGCATCCGACACCCACCAACGTATCCGTGGATACAACTTTGAGGATCTGACGGACAGAAACAT AGTGCAGGAGGACCACCCCATCATGTCTTTCACTGTTTCCAGAAATGGCAGGTTAGCTTTGCTCAATGTTGCAACTCAG ggaGTGCACCTATGGGACCTGCAGGACCGGGTGCTGGTGAGGAAGTACCAAGGGGTGACCCAGGGCTTCTACACCATCCACTCCTGCTTCGGAGGGCACAATGAAGACTTCATCGCTAGTGGCAGTGAAG ACCACAAAGTTTACATCTGGCACCGGCGCAGTGAGCTGCCCATCGCAGAGCTGACCGGTCACACCCGCACAGTCAACTGTGTGAGCTGGAACCCCGTCCTGCCTGGACTGCTGGCCAGCGCCTCTGACGATGGGACCGTCCGAATCTGGGGACCCGCCCCCTTCCTGGATGTCCAGGATGCAGAGGGGCACAATG GGTAG
- the wdr26a gene encoding WD repeat-containing protein 26 isoform X3, translating into MQANGAGQDRDSELSCQNGAQNGESSSSGVAHSNGLESGTNNGNTVSSNNNGVSVQPASNNATSTSDVNSGVKKKKRLSQSEEDVIRLIGQHLHDLGLNQTVDLLMQESGCRLEHPSATKFRNHVMEGEWDKAESDLNELKALMHSPSAIVRMKFLLLQQKYLEYLEDGKVLEALQVLRAELTPLKYNIERIHILSGYLMCCHADDLRVKAEWEGKGTASRTKLLDKLQTYLPPSVMLPPRRLQTLLKQAVELQRERCLYHNTKLDSGLDSVSLLLDHACSRKQFPCYTQQILTEHCNEVWFCKFSNNGTKLATGSKDTTVIVWHVDTETQQLKLMKTLEGHAYGVSYLAWSPDDVYLIACGPDDCSELWLWNIQTGELRTKMSQSHEDSLTSVAWNPDGKRFVTGGQRGQFYQCDLDGNLLDSWEGVRVQCLWCLSEGRTVLASDTHQRIRGYNFEDLTDRNIVQEDHPIMSFTVSRNGRLALLNVATQGVHLWDLQDRVLVRKYQGVTQGFYTIHSCFGGHNEDFIASGSEDHKVYIWHRRSELPIAELTGHTRTVNCVSWNPVLPGLLASASDDGTVRIWGPAPFLDVQDAEGHNGMNMKTR; encoded by the exons ATGCAGGCTAACGGGGCAGGACAGGACCGAGATTCAGAACTGTCCTGCCAAAACGGTGCGCAGAATGGTGAGTCGTCCTCCAGCGGAGTAGCTCACTCCAATGGACTGGAGTCGGGCACCAACAATGGAAACACtgtcagcagcaacaacaacggAGTGTCAGTCCAGCCTGCGTCCAACAACGCTACCAGCACGTCGGATGTCAACTCGGGCGTGAAAAAGAAGAAGCGTCTGTCTCAGTCTGAGGAGGATGTCATCCGGCTGATAGGACAACATTTACACGATTTAGGTCTCAA TCAGACGGTGGACCTCCTGATGCAGGAGTCTGGATGCAGACTCGAGCACCCCTCTGCCACCAAGTTCCGCAATCATGTCATGGAAGGAGAGTGGGATAAG GCTGAGAGTGATCTAAATGAACTGAAGGCATTGATGCATTCTCCAAGTGCTATAGTG CGGATGAagttcctgctgctgcagcagaagtATCTGGAGTATCTTGAGGATGGGAAGGTACTGGAGGCTCTGCAGGTCCTCAGAGCTGAACTCACTCCGCTCAAGTACAACATTGAGCGTATCCACATTCTGAGCGG GTACCTGATGTGCTGTCATGCAGACGATCTGCGAGTCAAAGCAGAGTGGGAAGGCAAAGGCACAGCATCCCGAACAAAGCTGCTGGACAAGCTGCAGA cataCCTGCCTCCGTCAGTGATGCTGCCTCCTCGCCGCCTGCAGACTCTGCTGAAGCAGGCGGTTGAGCTGCAGAGGGAGCGCTGCCTCTACCACAACACCAAGCTGGACAGTGGGTTGgactctgtgtctctgctgctggaCCACGCCTGCAGCCG GAAGCAGTTTCCCTGCTACACTCAGCAGATTCTCACTGAACACTGCAATGAAGTTTGGTTTTGCAAGTTCTCCAACAACGGCACAAAACTGGCAACCGGGTCCAAAGACACCACAGTCATTGTGTGGCACGTGGACACG GAAACCCAGCAGTTGAAGTTGATGAAGACTCTGGAGGGTCATGCTTATGGTGTTTCATACCTGGCATGGAGCCCTGATGATGTGTATCTGATAGCCTGTGGTCCGGATGACTGCTCTGAGCTGTGGCTGTGGAATATACAG ACGGGGGAGTTACGGACAAAGATGAGTCAGTCTCATGAAGATAGCCTGACCAGCGTGGCCTGGAATCCAGATGGTAAACGCTTTGTCACCGGAGGCCAGAGAGGCCAGTTCTACCAGTGT GACCTGGATGGAAACCTCCTGGACTCATGGGAAGGAGTTCGGGTACAGTGCCTGTGGTGTCTGAGTGAGGGCCGGACCGTCCTTGCATCCGACACCCACCAACGTATCCGTGGATACAACTTTGAGGATCTGACGGACAGAAACAT AGTGCAGGAGGACCACCCCATCATGTCTTTCACTGTTTCCAGAAATGGCAGGTTAGCTTTGCTCAATGTTGCAACTCAG ggaGTGCACCTATGGGACCTGCAGGACCGGGTGCTGGTGAGGAAGTACCAAGGGGTGACCCAGGGCTTCTACACCATCCACTCCTGCTTCGGAGGGCACAATGAAGACTTCATCGCTAGTGGCAGTGAAG ACCACAAAGTTTACATCTGGCACCGGCGCAGTGAGCTGCCCATCGCAGAGCTGACCGGTCACACCCGCACAGTCAACTGTGTGAGCTGGAACCCCGTCCTGCCTGGACTGCTGGCCAGCGCCTCTGACGATGGGACCGTCCGAATCTGGGGACCCGCCCCCTTCCTGGATGTCCAGGATGCAGAGGGGCACAATGGTATGAACATGAAAACTA GGTAG
- the wdr26a gene encoding WD repeat-containing protein 26 isoform X2, translating into MQANGAGQDRDSELSCQNGAQNGESSSSGVAHSNGLESGTNNGNTVSSNNNGVSVQPASNNATSTSDVNSGVKKKKRLSQSEEDVIRLIGQHLHDLGLNQTVDLLMQESGCRLEHPSATKFRNHVMEGEWDKAESDLNELKALMHSPSAIVRMKFLLLQQKYLEYLEDGKVLEALQVLRAELTPLKYNIERIHILSGYLMCCHADDLRVKAEWEGKGTASRTKLLDKLQTYLPPSVMLPPRRLQTLLKQAVELQRERCLYHNTKLDSGLDSVSLLLDHACSRKQFPCYTQQILTEHCNEVWFCKFSNNGTKLATGSKDTTVIVWHVDTETQQLKLMKTLEGHAYGVSYLAWSPDDVYLIACGPDDCSELWLWNIQTGELRTKMSQSHEDSLTSVAWNPDGKRFVTGGQRGQFYQCDLDGNLLDSWEGVRVQCLWCLSEGRTVLASDTHQRIRGYNFEDLTDRNIVQEDHPIMSFTVSRNGRLALLNVATQGVHLWDLQDRVLVRKYQGVTQGFYTIHSCFGGHNEDFIASGSEDHKVYIWHRRSELPIAELTGHTRTVNCVSWNPVLPGLLASASDDGTVRIWGPAPFLDVQDAEGHNECCSMDS; encoded by the exons ATGCAGGCTAACGGGGCAGGACAGGACCGAGATTCAGAACTGTCCTGCCAAAACGGTGCGCAGAATGGTGAGTCGTCCTCCAGCGGAGTAGCTCACTCCAATGGACTGGAGTCGGGCACCAACAATGGAAACACtgtcagcagcaacaacaacggAGTGTCAGTCCAGCCTGCGTCCAACAACGCTACCAGCACGTCGGATGTCAACTCGGGCGTGAAAAAGAAGAAGCGTCTGTCTCAGTCTGAGGAGGATGTCATCCGGCTGATAGGACAACATTTACACGATTTAGGTCTCAA TCAGACGGTGGACCTCCTGATGCAGGAGTCTGGATGCAGACTCGAGCACCCCTCTGCCACCAAGTTCCGCAATCATGTCATGGAAGGAGAGTGGGATAAG GCTGAGAGTGATCTAAATGAACTGAAGGCATTGATGCATTCTCCAAGTGCTATAGTG CGGATGAagttcctgctgctgcagcagaagtATCTGGAGTATCTTGAGGATGGGAAGGTACTGGAGGCTCTGCAGGTCCTCAGAGCTGAACTCACTCCGCTCAAGTACAACATTGAGCGTATCCACATTCTGAGCGG GTACCTGATGTGCTGTCATGCAGACGATCTGCGAGTCAAAGCAGAGTGGGAAGGCAAAGGCACAGCATCCCGAACAAAGCTGCTGGACAAGCTGCAGA cataCCTGCCTCCGTCAGTGATGCTGCCTCCTCGCCGCCTGCAGACTCTGCTGAAGCAGGCGGTTGAGCTGCAGAGGGAGCGCTGCCTCTACCACAACACCAAGCTGGACAGTGGGTTGgactctgtgtctctgctgctggaCCACGCCTGCAGCCG GAAGCAGTTTCCCTGCTACACTCAGCAGATTCTCACTGAACACTGCAATGAAGTTTGGTTTTGCAAGTTCTCCAACAACGGCACAAAACTGGCAACCGGGTCCAAAGACACCACAGTCATTGTGTGGCACGTGGACACG GAAACCCAGCAGTTGAAGTTGATGAAGACTCTGGAGGGTCATGCTTATGGTGTTTCATACCTGGCATGGAGCCCTGATGATGTGTATCTGATAGCCTGTGGTCCGGATGACTGCTCTGAGCTGTGGCTGTGGAATATACAG ACGGGGGAGTTACGGACAAAGATGAGTCAGTCTCATGAAGATAGCCTGACCAGCGTGGCCTGGAATCCAGATGGTAAACGCTTTGTCACCGGAGGCCAGAGAGGCCAGTTCTACCAGTGT GACCTGGATGGAAACCTCCTGGACTCATGGGAAGGAGTTCGGGTACAGTGCCTGTGGTGTCTGAGTGAGGGCCGGACCGTCCTTGCATCCGACACCCACCAACGTATCCGTGGATACAACTTTGAGGATCTGACGGACAGAAACAT AGTGCAGGAGGACCACCCCATCATGTCTTTCACTGTTTCCAGAAATGGCAGGTTAGCTTTGCTCAATGTTGCAACTCAG ggaGTGCACCTATGGGACCTGCAGGACCGGGTGCTGGTGAGGAAGTACCAAGGGGTGACCCAGGGCTTCTACACCATCCACTCCTGCTTCGGAGGGCACAATGAAGACTTCATCGCTAGTGGCAGTGAAG ACCACAAAGTTTACATCTGGCACCGGCGCAGTGAGCTGCCCATCGCAGAGCTGACCGGTCACACCCGCACAGTCAACTGTGTGAGCTGGAACCCCGTCCTGCCTGGACTGCTGGCCAGCGCCTCTGACGATGGGACCGTCCGAATCTGGGGACCCGCCCCCTTCCTGGATGTCCAGGATGCAGAGGGGCACAATG AATGTTGCAGCATGGACAGCTGA
- the wdr26a gene encoding WD repeat-containing protein 26 isoform X1, which produces MQANGAGQDRDSELSCQNGAQNGESSSSGVAHSNGLESGTNNGNTVSSNNNGVSVQPASNNATSTSDVNSGVKKKKRLSQSEEDVIRLIGQHLHDLGLNQTVDLLMQESGCRLEHPSATKFRNHVMEGEWDKAESDLNELKALMHSPSAIVRMKFLLLQQKYLEYLEDGKVLEALQVLRAELTPLKYNIERIHILSGYLMCCHADDLRVKAEWEGKGTASRTKLLDKLQTYLPPSVMLPPRRLQTLLKQAVELQRERCLYHNTKLDSGLDSVSLLLDHACSRKQFPCYTQQILTEHCNEVWFCKFSNNGTKLATGSKDTTVIVWHVDTETQQLKLMKTLEGHAYGVSYLAWSPDDVYLIACGPDDCSELWLWNIQTGELRTKMSQSHEDSLTSVAWNPDGKRFVTGGQRGQFYQCDLDGNLLDSWEGVRVQCLWCLSEGRTVLASDTHQRIRGYNFEDLTDRNIVQEDHPIMSFTVSRNGRLALLNVATQGVHLWDLQDRVLVRKYQGVTQGFYTIHSCFGGHNEDFIASGSEDHKVYIWHRRSELPIAELTGHTRTVNCVSWNPVLPGLLASASDDGTVRIWGPAPFLDVQDAEGHNAKSMSGCVCTQSSRG; this is translated from the exons ATGCAGGCTAACGGGGCAGGACAGGACCGAGATTCAGAACTGTCCTGCCAAAACGGTGCGCAGAATGGTGAGTCGTCCTCCAGCGGAGTAGCTCACTCCAATGGACTGGAGTCGGGCACCAACAATGGAAACACtgtcagcagcaacaacaacggAGTGTCAGTCCAGCCTGCGTCCAACAACGCTACCAGCACGTCGGATGTCAACTCGGGCGTGAAAAAGAAGAAGCGTCTGTCTCAGTCTGAGGAGGATGTCATCCGGCTGATAGGACAACATTTACACGATTTAGGTCTCAA TCAGACGGTGGACCTCCTGATGCAGGAGTCTGGATGCAGACTCGAGCACCCCTCTGCCACCAAGTTCCGCAATCATGTCATGGAAGGAGAGTGGGATAAG GCTGAGAGTGATCTAAATGAACTGAAGGCATTGATGCATTCTCCAAGTGCTATAGTG CGGATGAagttcctgctgctgcagcagaagtATCTGGAGTATCTTGAGGATGGGAAGGTACTGGAGGCTCTGCAGGTCCTCAGAGCTGAACTCACTCCGCTCAAGTACAACATTGAGCGTATCCACATTCTGAGCGG GTACCTGATGTGCTGTCATGCAGACGATCTGCGAGTCAAAGCAGAGTGGGAAGGCAAAGGCACAGCATCCCGAACAAAGCTGCTGGACAAGCTGCAGA cataCCTGCCTCCGTCAGTGATGCTGCCTCCTCGCCGCCTGCAGACTCTGCTGAAGCAGGCGGTTGAGCTGCAGAGGGAGCGCTGCCTCTACCACAACACCAAGCTGGACAGTGGGTTGgactctgtgtctctgctgctggaCCACGCCTGCAGCCG GAAGCAGTTTCCCTGCTACACTCAGCAGATTCTCACTGAACACTGCAATGAAGTTTGGTTTTGCAAGTTCTCCAACAACGGCACAAAACTGGCAACCGGGTCCAAAGACACCACAGTCATTGTGTGGCACGTGGACACG GAAACCCAGCAGTTGAAGTTGATGAAGACTCTGGAGGGTCATGCTTATGGTGTTTCATACCTGGCATGGAGCCCTGATGATGTGTATCTGATAGCCTGTGGTCCGGATGACTGCTCTGAGCTGTGGCTGTGGAATATACAG ACGGGGGAGTTACGGACAAAGATGAGTCAGTCTCATGAAGATAGCCTGACCAGCGTGGCCTGGAATCCAGATGGTAAACGCTTTGTCACCGGAGGCCAGAGAGGCCAGTTCTACCAGTGT GACCTGGATGGAAACCTCCTGGACTCATGGGAAGGAGTTCGGGTACAGTGCCTGTGGTGTCTGAGTGAGGGCCGGACCGTCCTTGCATCCGACACCCACCAACGTATCCGTGGATACAACTTTGAGGATCTGACGGACAGAAACAT AGTGCAGGAGGACCACCCCATCATGTCTTTCACTGTTTCCAGAAATGGCAGGTTAGCTTTGCTCAATGTTGCAACTCAG ggaGTGCACCTATGGGACCTGCAGGACCGGGTGCTGGTGAGGAAGTACCAAGGGGTGACCCAGGGCTTCTACACCATCCACTCCTGCTTCGGAGGGCACAATGAAGACTTCATCGCTAGTGGCAGTGAAG ACCACAAAGTTTACATCTGGCACCGGCGCAGTGAGCTGCCCATCGCAGAGCTGACCGGTCACACCCGCACAGTCAACTGTGTGAGCTGGAACCCCGTCCTGCCTGGACTGCTGGCCAGCGCCTCTGACGATGGGACCGTCCGAATCTGGGGACCCGCCCCCTTCCTGGATGTCCAGGATGCAGAGGGGCACAATG CAAAAAGCATGAGCGGCTGCGTGTgtacacagagcagcagaggatga
- the wdr26a gene encoding WD repeat-containing protein 26 isoform X4, protein MQANGAGQDRDSELSCQNGAQNGESSSSGVAHSNGLESGTNNGNTVSSNNNGVSVQPASNNATSTSDVNSGVKKKKRLSQSEEDVIRLIGQHLHDLGLNQTVDLLMQESGCRLEHPSATKFRNHVMEGEWDKAESDLNELKALMHSPSAIVRMKFLLLQQKYLEYLEDGKVLEALQVLRAELTPLKYNIERIHILSGYLMCCHADDLRVKAEWEGKGTASRTKLLDKLQTYLPPSVMLPPRRLQTLLKQAVELQRERCLYHNTKLDSGLDSVSLLLDHACSRKQFPCYTQQILTEHCNEVWFCKFSNNGTKLATGSKDTTVIVWHVDTETQQLKLMKTLEGHAYGVSYLAWSPDDVYLIACGPDDCSELWLWNIQTGELRTKMSQSHEDSLTSVAWNPDGKRFVTGGQRGQFYQCDLDGNLLDSWEGVRVQCLWCLSEGRTVLASDTHQRIRGYNFEDLTDRNIVQEDHPIMSFTVSRNGRLALLNVATQGVHLWDLQDRVLVRKYQGVTQGFYTIHSCFGGHNEDFIASGSEDHKVYIWHRRSELPIAELTGHTRTVNCVSWNPVLPGLLASASDDGTVRIWGPAPFLDVQDAEGHNEIS, encoded by the exons ATGCAGGCTAACGGGGCAGGACAGGACCGAGATTCAGAACTGTCCTGCCAAAACGGTGCGCAGAATGGTGAGTCGTCCTCCAGCGGAGTAGCTCACTCCAATGGACTGGAGTCGGGCACCAACAATGGAAACACtgtcagcagcaacaacaacggAGTGTCAGTCCAGCCTGCGTCCAACAACGCTACCAGCACGTCGGATGTCAACTCGGGCGTGAAAAAGAAGAAGCGTCTGTCTCAGTCTGAGGAGGATGTCATCCGGCTGATAGGACAACATTTACACGATTTAGGTCTCAA TCAGACGGTGGACCTCCTGATGCAGGAGTCTGGATGCAGACTCGAGCACCCCTCTGCCACCAAGTTCCGCAATCATGTCATGGAAGGAGAGTGGGATAAG GCTGAGAGTGATCTAAATGAACTGAAGGCATTGATGCATTCTCCAAGTGCTATAGTG CGGATGAagttcctgctgctgcagcagaagtATCTGGAGTATCTTGAGGATGGGAAGGTACTGGAGGCTCTGCAGGTCCTCAGAGCTGAACTCACTCCGCTCAAGTACAACATTGAGCGTATCCACATTCTGAGCGG GTACCTGATGTGCTGTCATGCAGACGATCTGCGAGTCAAAGCAGAGTGGGAAGGCAAAGGCACAGCATCCCGAACAAAGCTGCTGGACAAGCTGCAGA cataCCTGCCTCCGTCAGTGATGCTGCCTCCTCGCCGCCTGCAGACTCTGCTGAAGCAGGCGGTTGAGCTGCAGAGGGAGCGCTGCCTCTACCACAACACCAAGCTGGACAGTGGGTTGgactctgtgtctctgctgctggaCCACGCCTGCAGCCG GAAGCAGTTTCCCTGCTACACTCAGCAGATTCTCACTGAACACTGCAATGAAGTTTGGTTTTGCAAGTTCTCCAACAACGGCACAAAACTGGCAACCGGGTCCAAAGACACCACAGTCATTGTGTGGCACGTGGACACG GAAACCCAGCAGTTGAAGTTGATGAAGACTCTGGAGGGTCATGCTTATGGTGTTTCATACCTGGCATGGAGCCCTGATGATGTGTATCTGATAGCCTGTGGTCCGGATGACTGCTCTGAGCTGTGGCTGTGGAATATACAG ACGGGGGAGTTACGGACAAAGATGAGTCAGTCTCATGAAGATAGCCTGACCAGCGTGGCCTGGAATCCAGATGGTAAACGCTTTGTCACCGGAGGCCAGAGAGGCCAGTTCTACCAGTGT GACCTGGATGGAAACCTCCTGGACTCATGGGAAGGAGTTCGGGTACAGTGCCTGTGGTGTCTGAGTGAGGGCCGGACCGTCCTTGCATCCGACACCCACCAACGTATCCGTGGATACAACTTTGAGGATCTGACGGACAGAAACAT AGTGCAGGAGGACCACCCCATCATGTCTTTCACTGTTTCCAGAAATGGCAGGTTAGCTTTGCTCAATGTTGCAACTCAG ggaGTGCACCTATGGGACCTGCAGGACCGGGTGCTGGTGAGGAAGTACCAAGGGGTGACCCAGGGCTTCTACACCATCCACTCCTGCTTCGGAGGGCACAATGAAGACTTCATCGCTAGTGGCAGTGAAG ACCACAAAGTTTACATCTGGCACCGGCGCAGTGAGCTGCCCATCGCAGAGCTGACCGGTCACACCCGCACAGTCAACTGTGTGAGCTGGAACCCCGTCCTGCCTGGACTGCTGGCCAGCGCCTCTGACGATGGGACCGTCCGAATCTGGGGACCCGCCCCCTTCCTGGATGTCCAGGATGCAGAGGGGCACAATG agatatcGTGA